CTGTAACGAATACTAATTAAAATACCAAACACCAAATACAagcaaagcaagaaaacaaaacaaaactggaaacaacctaaatgtttatcaataggGAAAAGCTTAGTCAATAAATTATGGCACAGATTATGAAATGATATGaagatgaaaaatgaataaaggacATTTTATGAACTGATATGGTAAAATGTTCCTGATACAttgttaaatgaattttaaaaagcaagtagcAGAACACAATCCCATTTAATTAGAGAATAGAAACTGAAATGTATTTGCTTTCCCCTTTTAAGACACTAAGAATCCTTCTTACCGTGAAAAGATTGTGTGTGTGAATTCAGAGCAGCCCCCTTAGAGGGATTTACAGAGTTGACAGGATTAAATTGAATCCCTTTCGTGAGGACAGTGTATGTGGAGAGAGCCCAGGCTAGTGTGTCCGGCAGCACTGGGCTGGAAATCTGGCTCTTTTGCTTACCAGGTgtgagatcttgggcaagtcacacaaTGGCTCCGAGCCTAAGTCCATCATCCAAAATTCCTCCCAAGGTTCTTGTGGAAATTGAATAGTTAATGCAAGTGTCTAGCACAATCCTTATCAGATTTGCGTGCTCAGTAAATTCTGTTCTTTCCCTGGCTTCTCCCCTCCCATTCCGGCCAGGAAATCCTACTCTCCACCACCCGCTTCCCTCCTTCCGAGCGGAGTGAAGAGAGCTGGTCAGAGCTAGGGGAGCATGATGGCTGAGGCCCCAGAGGAAGATCAGATGCCAGGGACCCCGGGTCAGGATTGAGCAAGAGCAGAGCAATGGGCTCCTCTGGACCCGGGTTTGCAGTGATGGAGACACCAACAATTCTGAGGTCTTCAGATGCAGGAAGTGAAAGGAGGTGTGGGGCAGACTGCACCTCTGGTTCCTTCTGGTCCAATGCTTCTCTCCCAAATGGTAAAATTGAGGAAGTCATGGGAGCTCAAAAGAAGCGGAAAAGGAGTAGACACTCCCtgcaagaggaaagagagctGGCCCCATATCCAGCTGCCCTGTCCACACCACGTCTGCCTGCGTTTTGATTTCAATTCCTTCTTGTTTACTGCCCCAATCAGGGAAACGGGAGATTCCCAGGTTATAGACTCCTGGTCTTTCAGACACAAAGACCAGCAGGTCTCCAGTCACTTAGGTGGCTCCTCCTTCAGTCACCTccatcccaactctccaggattTAGTTTTCTCCAGCTCTGGTCACTGCTGCACAAAGAACTCAAGAATCATAGCCTCTGGACTTTTCACAGGTAACCAGGTTGGGGATGCAGGTGAGACTAAGGGGGCAGGGAGGATGTCAGAGAAAGCAGGGAGAGGGGACTGTGGGTCTTAGGTGAGACTGAATGGGAAGATATATAAGGGGGCAGCTTGGGGATTTAATGACCAAGCAGAGATTTTAGACTCTCTTCCCTTCACTGGATGCAGATTGAATTGTGGCAGCCACAACCTCAGTCACAAACTGAGACTCACACTCAACCCCTTCTCTAGCCCAGTTCCAGCCCTGTCTTCAGCCCCCACTCCAGCCAAACCCCATACCAACCCCAGTTCCTCCTTTAACCCCAATGGCATCTTCACCCCAGAGTCAGCTTGAACCTTtgtggttttttggccgtgcagtGTAGCacgcgggatcctagttccccaactaggaatcaaacctgtgccccctgcagtggaagcagggagtcccaacaactggaccaccagggaagtcccaagtcagCTTGAATCTTAACACCAGCCCCTACCTAAGCTTGAACCTCAACTCTCTCCTATTTCCAACTTCAGCACCAAGCTTCGGTCCAACTCCATCCATGGCTTCAACATGAGTACTGACCCCAATCCTAGCAGGAGACGCAACCTTGATTCCAGCTCCCAGTGTTAGACCCAGTCCTAGCAATACATTAGCTCCAACTTTACCTGCACTGCCAACCCCAAACTCAACCTGACCCTAGCTCAAAGCCCAATCCTGACCCCACTTCTGACCTCAGCTGCAAAGCCAAGCCCGTCCCCATTGCTAGCCTTGACCCTGGGCTGCTTCTCAACCCTCATCTCTTCCCTTATCTCCAGCCCTGCCCGCGGGTCCTACCTGGTCCCAGCCTCCATCTTTATCCCAGCTCCTTCCCCAGCCTGGCCGCTGGCCCTGCCTCTACTTCAGCTCCGACAGCCTCAGAGGCCGTGTTGGTCCAAACATGTCAGTGAAGTATGAAGACCTCCAGTACTTGGAGAGTGAGAAGAAAAGCCAGGGGGTTATAGATGGTAAGATGAATGGGGAAACGGTCTTTCCTAAAATCTCCTCTGAATATGTTTAGAAGGATTTCTGCTGTCATGTCATGTCTGCACCTCTACCATATGTACTGGTGGGGTCTCTCACTCTGAAGGGGAGGCCCCAGCCTCTGGGGACCCCAATAAAAACACGATTCAAGGTCCACAGCAGTCCTGGCTTCCTGTGCTCTGGGGAAGGGCATGAGAGTAaacccattttctttctctctctttttttttttaattttgccacTTAAAAGATTTACTGGCTATTTattgtagctattattattgtggACAATTCCAGGAATAACAAAACATAGACCCAGATGAATTACACTGAAGGAAATTGCTAATATTGTCTTTTAAAACCATTGCAGCCATAATGATCGTTGCCTCCCAGCCTGGGCATGTTAAAAGCACCTAGTGtacattttccagaattttattattccttgttttatttccaaagtcttttttttttaattaatctatttatttatttatttttggctgcattgggtcttcgttgctgcacacgggctactcttcgttgtggtgcgcaggcttctcgttgcggtggcttctcttgttgcggaacacgggctctaggcacgtgggcttcagtagctgtggcatgtgggcttagtagttgtggctcacaggctctagagcgcaggctcagtagttgtggcgcacgggcttagttgctctgcggcatgtgggatcttcccggagcagggctcgaacctgtgtcccatgcattggcagctggattcttaaccactgcaccaccagggaagcccgtatttccAAAGTCATGAGGAATAACTTCTTCGTAGAGTCTTTACCTTAATGGCCAACAGTAAATCTCTTCTCTCCTATAGTTATGTCCTACTTGTACTTCTGCTTATTAATCCAGAGGTCAGCAGTGTGTGTTCCTATGGGCAAGTGCAATGTGCCTCATATTAGTAAACCTATTTTCTAACTTGTTTTCACTGATGAGTGTGAGCCTTCTAAGGTAGTCGCCATCTCTCTCCTTTGGTCCTCCTGCCTGGTGCCCCAGCTCTGATGATAAGACCTTATACATCGCCATCATCCCCtgtctgtgtgtctttgtgtacATGTGTCCCCAGGGGTGTGAGGAGCCCGTGTGACTGAGCACTTGTGCTGGTACATGAGGGGTCAGTGGCCTGGACGTCCCCCTGCCCACAATTCTCCTTGTCCAGCCTCCCCCCAGCATCAGCTGCAGCAGCCTCCTCCCTGCAGGTCCCCGTGGTCCTATCCTCCTCCCCGTCTCTCTCAAGTCCTGGACCCTCCTCGTCCTGACACCCTCTCCTCTTGCAGGGCTGCCTGCCCTCAAGACCTTCCTGCAGCGGCTCCTCTCCAGCACCCGCTCCTTCctgctctccctgggcctcagcctcctcctGCTGGTCGGCATCTGTGTGATCGCATCCCAAAGTGAGGGGCACAGGGTGGGCAGGGAAGACAGAAATAATGGGGTGCAGTGGTGGGGGCACTGGTGGCGAGAGTGATAAATGAGGATGACTGCTGGCCCTGTCACTTATCAGTTGGGGAATGAGGTCAAATTACGGCCcctctctaagccttagtttcctcacctgcaataTTGTATAAAAATagtgccgggcctccctggtggcgcagtggttgagagtccgcctgccgatgcaggggatacgggttcgtgccccagtccgggaggatcccatatgccgcggagcggctgggcccgtgagccatggctgctgagcctgcgcatccggagcctgtgctccgcaacgggagagggcacaacagtgagaggcccgcgtaccgcaaaaaaaaaaaaaaaaaaaaaaaaaaatagtgcccATCCCTTTGGGCGGGGTCACGCTGTAGGGACCCAATGACATAATGCATGTCAAGTGCCCTGCCCAGTGCTGGCACAGAGGGCCTGATAACCCTTAGCACTGATTGTCTCATCCGCCTGATCAGATTCCAAGTTTCAGAGGGACCTGGCAACCCTGAGAACAACTTTCAGCAACTTCACTTCAAACACTACAGCTGAGGTCCAGGCACTGAAATCCCAGGGTGAGCCTGGTATGGACGGGGGCTCTGGACTGTGGTGGGGTgcggtgggagggggggaggaacTGACTCCtgagccctgagtccctgtgttCTCCAGGTGGAAGTTTGCAGGAAATGATAACATCTCTGAAAGCTGAGGTGGAAAGTCACAAGCAGGAACTGCAAGCAGGTGAGAGACCCTTCGGGAGAGTGTGTGCAGGGGTGAGTGCCAGGCACTCAGGGTGGGGGAGAAATGGGAGCAGTCACGTGgtgccctcccctccagcccGTAACTTGAATGACAAGGTGCTTTCTCTGGAGAGCAGCCTGGAGAACCAGCTGCAGGAACTCAAAGCAGGTCAGGCCCCTGCTCCCCCCAACCTGGGCATGAGGCGTGTGGGAGGGCAAGGGGGTTCCTAGGCTGGGCCCAAGGTGTGGACCTCTGGTCTCCAGGGACTCAAGGAGCAGAAGCCACACCCAGGGCACTGTCCCCACTGCCCATCCGTGTGCGTCCCAGGTTATTCCGAAATGCTCTTGCGAGTCCAACAGCTGGTCAAGAACCTGAACTCCCTGACCTGCAACATGCCTGCTCTCAAGAGCAATGGTGAGGGCTGCACGGGGTGGGCCGGCCCCAGTGTCTGCCCACGTCCCTCTGGACAGCACCTCAGACCCTCCCCTGCCCCGGCCCCTTAGGCTCGCAAAACAACTGCTGTCCTACCAATTGGCTGGAGCATGAAGGCAAATGCTACTGGTTCTCTTCCTCGGGGAAGCCCTGGCCCGAGGCTGAGAAGCACTGCCAGCTGGAGGACGCCTACCTGGTGGTCATCAACTCCAGAGAGGAACAGGTGAGGCCCCTAGAGCGCAGGTCCGAGACACGTCCCATTGAAGAGAATGGTTCTCCGCCTTGGCTACATATTggcatcacctggggagcttttaacaATGACTGCCATCTGAGCCAGACCCTCAGAGGTTTAATTGGCCCCGGGCGTTGGGATAAACAACCCGAATCTCCTCGAAGGGTTTAATGAACACGTGAAGTTCAGAACTGCTAGTCCAAGGAGTTGGCAGGGTGGGGAGAAGTCACCACTGCCCTTCTGTTGTCCCAGGATTTTGTCCAGGCCCATATAGGCTCCTCCTACACCTGGATGGGCCTCAGTGATCTGGATGGAGTCTGGAAATGGGCGGATGGAACGGACTATGAGACCAACTTCAAGTGAGTGCCGCGGGTTTCTGTGCCCTTCTTCCTCGTTCAGCTCGGTCCCTCCAGGGTCTGACCCTCAGCCCTTCTCCCTGACCTGGATTCCGTGCCTCCCTAGCTGCCTGTTGTCCTCTCCCCTCAGGAACTGGAAGCCAGGCCAGCCGGACGACTGGCAAGGGCACGGGCTGGGTGGGGGCGAGGACTGTGCCCACTTCCACCCCGATGGCAAGTGGAATGACGACGCGTGCCAGAGACCCTACCACTGGATCTGCGAGGCTGGGCTGAGCAAGGGCAGCTAGGGGAGCCGACCGCCTGGCCAAGGAaatggcagggctgggggagggggacctTCTCCTTGTGGGAGAGGAATAAGCCCTGGGAGATTGGCGCACTGCCATTGttttgagttggtttttttttccccccttaactTTTAAAAGATTATCTAGAGTTCCtaaggtatttttttaagttctgctttattgaggtataattgacgtacaaaattgtaagatatttaaagtgtacatcgtgatttgatacatgtatgcgttgtgaaaggattcccccatctagttaatgaacatatccatgacctcacatatttatctgtttttttaggtgagaacacttaagttctactctcttagcaaatttcaattatacaatacagtgttatcaactatggccactgtgggtttttttatttaaaaaaattttatcttatattggagtatagttgattaacaatgtgttggtttcaggtgtacagcaaagcgattcagttatacatatacatgtatctcttctttttcaaattattgtccCAACtaagttattacagagtattgagcagagtttcctgtgctatacagtagcaccttgttggttatctattttattttattattattatttatctattttaaatacagtagtgtgtatacgtcaatcccaaactcccaatctatccctccccccaacccttccctcctggtaccataagttcgttctctaagtttgtgagtctgtttctgttttgtaaattagttcgtttctatcattttttaaagattctgtacATAAgcaaaatcatatgatatttgtctttgtctgacttacttcacttagtatgataatctctaggcccatccatattgctgtgaatggcattatttcattctttttaatggctaagtaatacccattgtacatatgtactacttcttctttatccgttcatctgtcaatggacatttaggttgcttccatgtcttggctattgtaaacagcgctgcaatgaacagtggggtgcatgtatccttttgaacaatgttcttctccagatatatgcccaggtgtgggattgctggatcttatcgtagctctatttttagtttctttctctctctgtctcttttttttttttttttttttggctgtgccacgcagcttgtgggatcttagttcccccaccagtgaTCGAAGCTGGGTCCTTGGCAGTGacagtgtggagtcctaaccactggaccaccagggaattccctatttttagttttttaaggaacctccatactgttctccatagtggctgtaccagtttacattcccaccaacagtgtaggagggttcccttttctccacaccctctccagcacttattgtttatagactttctgacgatggccattctgacgggtgtggggtagtatttcactgtagttttgatttgcatttctctaataattagtgatgttgaatatcttttcatgtgcctcttggccatctgtacgtcttcttcagagaaatgtctatttaggtcttctgcccatttttttgattgggttgtttgtttttttgatattgacctgcatgagctgtttgtaaatttcagaaattaatcccttgttggtcacatggTCACCGTGTTTTACATTAGGttctcagaacttattcatcttacagcTGAAAGTTTCTACCCTTTCACCAACCTCTCCCTGTTCCCCCCAACTCCCGGCCCCTGGCAACTacccttctactttctatctgtgaatacgacttttttttttttttaagagtctacatgtaagtgataccatgcagtattgtctttctctgtctggcttatatTACTTGGTATAAATGCCCTCAAGTTCCAACCatactgttgcaaatggcaggatttccttctttatcatggctgagtaatattccatcattttatatatacatatatataatggatataTGGTAGaatattatattattctttatccattcattcactgatagacacttaggttgtttccatatcttgactattgtgaataatgctccaATGAACATGGGactgcagatatctctttgatatcctattttcatttcctttggatataaacccagaagtggaattgctggatcatatggtacttctatttttaatttttttaggaacttcCATATTGCTTTCCATactggctacaccaatttacattcccaccaacagtgcctaagggtttctttttctctacatcctcaccaacttctgtttctttttaaccttaaaaatcagctttattgaggtgtaattctTACCCAATAAAATGTACCCACTTAAAGAGTAGAGATGACTCTTGACAAATATGAATGCCTAGGTAACTACCACTCCAATCAAGATAGAACATTTTCCATCACCCCCCAAATTTCCCTTATACCCCTTTGCAGTCTAACCCACTTATTTGTCCCCAGGCAACTAATGATCTGCTTTCTTTCACAGCTAATTGGTTTTGCCTACTCTAGAATTTCTTATgaatgaaatcacacagtatatactcttttgtgAAAT
Above is a genomic segment from Mesoplodon densirostris isolate mMesDen1 chromosome 18, mMesDen1 primary haplotype, whole genome shotgun sequence containing:
- the LOC132478682 gene encoding C-type lectin domain family 10 member A-like encodes the protein MSVKYEDLQYLESEKKSQGVIDGLPALKTFLQRLLSSTRSFLLSLGLSLLLLVGICVIASQNSKFQRDLATLRTTFSNFTSNTTAEVQALKSQGEPGGSLQEMITSLKAEVESHKQELQAARNLNDKVLSLESSLENQLQELKAGYSEMLLRVQQLVKNLNSLTCNMPALKSNGSQNNCCPTNWLEHEGKCYWFSSSGKPWPEAEKHCQLEDAYLVVINSREEQDFVQAHIGSSYTWMGLSDLDGVWKWADGTDYETNFKNWKPGQPDDWQGHGLGGGEDCAHFHPDGKWNDDACQRPYHWICEAGLSKGS